Proteins co-encoded in one Effusibacillus pohliae DSM 22757 genomic window:
- a CDS encoding GNAT family N-acetyltransferase: protein MYRKELFVFDQDRPVPAVIRNYQAQDFESLIRIQQESFPPPFPPELWWNTEQLKNHVTLFPEGALCVEVNGVVAGSMTGLLVDFDPNHPEHTWEEITDGGYIRNHNPNGNTLYVVDISVRPAYRKLGLGKWLMLSMYEVVVHKGLERLLGGGRMPGYHKKANEMTAEQYLKAVVKGELKDPVITFLLRCGRTPVRVIPNYLEDEESCNYGALMEWKNPFSPIQSQKRSMM, encoded by the coding sequence ATGTATCGGAAAGAGTTGTTTGTATTCGATCAGGATCGCCCGGTTCCGGCAGTGATTCGAAATTATCAGGCACAGGATTTTGAGAGTCTGATTCGTATCCAGCAGGAAAGCTTCCCTCCGCCGTTTCCGCCTGAATTATGGTGGAACACGGAGCAGTTGAAAAACCATGTGACTCTGTTTCCAGAGGGAGCCTTATGCGTCGAGGTGAACGGTGTAGTAGCTGGCTCGATGACAGGTCTGCTGGTGGACTTTGATCCCAACCATCCGGAACACACATGGGAAGAAATAACGGATGGCGGATATATCCGCAACCATAACCCGAACGGAAACACCCTTTACGTCGTCGACATCAGTGTGCGCCCCGCCTATCGAAAATTGGGTTTGGGAAAATGGCTGATGCTATCCATGTATGAAGTGGTCGTTCACAAGGGGTTGGAACGCTTGTTGGGCGGGGGAAGAATGCCCGGCTATCACAAAAAAGCGAATGAGATGACAGCAGAACAATATCTGAAAGCTGTGGTGAAAGGCGAACTGAAGGATCCTGTGATCACCTTCCTGCTTCGCTGCGGCCGTACCCCCGTCCGGGTGATCCCCAACTATTTGGAGGATGAAGAATCCTGTAATTACGGCGCGCTTATGGAATGGAAAAATCCTTTTTCTCCCATACAATCACAAAAAAGGAGTATGATGTAG
- a CDS encoding RNA polymerase sigma factor, with the protein MSTITDAELLQRLQQKDGTALEELYERYASLTYSLALQITKEPALAQEVVQDTFTKIWVAPELYSVERGRFSSWLLTVTRNLAIDALRQRARKNRFSVVPPLQQDDALHASHDVSGAVAQKELAAAVRASLHRLKPEQLAILQLAYWEGYALSEVAERLRLPLGTVKSRLHAALKTLRKHLQEWEEERR; encoded by the coding sequence ATGTCCACCATCACCGACGCGGAACTGTTGCAGCGTCTGCAACAAAAAGACGGGACTGCGCTGGAGGAGCTCTATGAGCGCTACGCATCCCTGACCTATTCGTTGGCGCTGCAAATCACGAAAGAACCGGCGCTCGCACAAGAAGTGGTGCAAGACACGTTTACAAAAATCTGGGTAGCGCCGGAACTCTACAGTGTGGAACGGGGACGGTTTTCCAGCTGGCTTTTGACGGTCACACGGAATCTGGCGATCGACGCGCTGCGCCAACGGGCCAGAAAAAACCGGTTTTCCGTCGTGCCGCCGCTCCAACAAGACGACGCGCTGCATGCATCACACGATGTTTCCGGTGCTGTTGCCCAGAAGGAATTGGCGGCTGCCGTCCGGGCCAGCCTGCACCGGCTGAAACCGGAACAGCTCGCCATCCTGCAGCTGGCCTACTGGGAAGGGTATGCGCTGTCGGAAGTGGCGGAGCGGCTCCGCCTGCCGCTCGGGACGGTCAAGAGCCGGTTGCACGCCGCGTTGAAAACGCTGCGGAAACACCTGCAAGAATGGGAGGAGGAAAGACGATGA